In Remersonia thermophila strain ATCC 22073 chromosome 3, whole genome shotgun sequence, the following proteins share a genomic window:
- a CDS encoding 60S ribosomal protein eL24, which produces MRTYDDSFSGQRIYPGKGKLFVRGDSKFFRFQNGKSESLFLQRKNPRRIAWTVLYRRQHRKGISEEVAKKRTRRTVKSQRAIVGASLEVIKERRSMRPEARSAARLAAIKESKEKKAAAQAAKKAEKAKSAAAAAKGQAQGRIVGKQGAKGAPVKVAAKSR; this is translated from the exons ATGAGGACCTACGACGATTCCTTCTCCGGCCAGCGGATTTACCCCGGCAAG GGTAAGCTGTTCGTCCGCGGCGACAGCAAGTTCTTCCGCTTCCAGAACGGCAAGTCCGAGTCGCTCTTCCTCCAGCGCAAGAACCCCCGCCGCATCGCCTGGACTGTCCTCTACCGGAGGCAACACCGCAAGGGTATCTCCGAG GAAGTCGCCAAGAAGCGCACCCGCCGCACCGTCAAGTCGCAGCGTGCCATCGTCGGTGCGTCCCTCGAGGTGATCAAGGAGCGCCGCTCGATGCGCCCTGAGGCCcggagcgccgcccgcctcgccgccatcaaggagagcaaggagaagaaggctgccgcccaggcggccaagaaggccgagaaggctaagagcgccgccgccgcggccaagggccaGGCCCAGGGACGCATCGTTGGCAAGCAGGGGGCGAAGGGCGCGCCGGTCAAGGTGGCTGCCAAGAGCCGTTAA